In the Vibrio sp. FE10 genome, TCATCAACATTTCTTCAGTGAACGGTCTTAAAGGTCAGTTCGGACAGACCAATTATTCCGCAGCAAAGGCAGGAATGATTGGTTTTTCGAAAGCACTGGCTGCTGAAGGTGCGAGAAGTGGTGTGACAGTAAACGTGGTTGCCCCTGGTTATACCGGCACGCCTATGGTTGAGCAAATGAAGCCTGAAGTCCTTGATTCGATTAAAAACCAAATCCCAATGAAACGTTTAGCGACGCCTGTAGAAATTGCAGACGCAGTGGGCTTTTTAGCGAGTGAATCTGGTGCGTACATTACAGGCGAAACACTGTCTGTGAATGGCGGCTTGTACATGCACTAATAAGTGAAACTTAAAGGGATTGAATGATGGAAAAGGTATTTATTGTTGCTGCAAAGCGCACACCTATTGGTGCATTTACAGGGTCGTTAAAAAACATCACTGCCGGTGAACTAGCGGGCGTCGCAATTAAAGGGGCGTTGGAGTCTGCAGATGTTCCATTAAACGTGATTGACGAAGTGATAGTTGGGAACGTGATTTCAGCGGGACAAGGAATGGGCGTTGCTCGTCAAGCTTCTCTTTACGCTGGCCTTGCTGAAGAAGTCCCGGCTTATGGCGTCAACATGATCTGCGGCAGCGGTATGAAATCGGTGATGGACGCGGCGGCTCACATTAAAGCAAAAGACGCTGAAGTCGTTGTTGCAGCGGGTGTTGAGGTGATGTCTCAGATTCCTTTTATTGTGCCACCGAATATTCGCAATGGTCACAAGATGGGTGACATCTCAATGAAAGACTTGCTGGTGGGTGATGGGTTAACAGACGCGTTCAATCATTATCACATGGGGATGACGGCTGAAAACATCGCCAACGCGTTAAATATTTCGCGTCTCGCACAAGATAACTACGCGTTAGAAAGCCAGCAGAAAGCGGTAGCCGCAATCGAAGCGGGTAAATTCAAAGGACAAATAGTCCCTGTAGAAATTAAACAGCGCAAACAAACGCTGACGTTCGATACTGATGAATACCCTAAGTCTGATGCGACGTTTGATGGCTTGCAAAAGCTCCGTCCGGCATTCGACCGAGAAGGAACTGTTACCGCTGGAAATGCGTCAGGCATCAATGATGGCGCAAGTGCCATTATCTTAGCGTCTGAATCTGCGGTCGTGAAATACGGCCTGACACCACTGGTCGAGCTGAGTAGCTACGCGCAATCTGGTTTAGACCCGAAAATTATGGGGTTAGGTCCAGTAGAAGCAGTATCTAAAGTGTTAGACAAAGCGGACTTAACTTTAGAAGAAGTTGAGCTATTTGAGCTAAATGAAGCGTTCGCTGCGCAGGCTTTAGGCGTGATGTACCAGTTGTCTGAACAACATGATCTGCCGCTCGAAGCGTTCAAATCTAAAGTCAATGTCAACGGTGGCGCTATTGCACTTGGTCATCCTTTAGGGGCATCAGGTAACCGAATTATTGTTTCACTCATCCACGAAATGATCGAGCAACATACCAATTATGGTGTTGCTTCGCTTTGTGTGGGCGGGGGAATGGGAACCGCTGTTTTGCTGAAAGGTATCGAGGGTTAGATCCCGAAGTGCCATAGACAAGCCAAATTGGTTTTTAAAGCTATTTTCTTATTTAACTATTTCTTTATTAAGCTATTTCTTCACTAACTATGTATTCACCAGGAGTTACTTATGTACACGGATATTTTCAAAACAATCACAGACCAAACTGAAAAGCAGTTCGAACCGTACTTGAAATTCAATAAGTTGGTTGCAAAGAACGTTCAAACAATGACTGAACTTCAAATGAATGCGTTGCAGACTTATACCGATATGGGTCTTGCACAAATGAAAGCAGTAAGTGAAATCAAAGACGTAAATAGTCTTACAGCTTTTAACGGCCAGCAACTAACGGCACTTACTCAATTGTCTCAACAGATGATGAGTGATAGCTCAAAAATGCAAGCTGCTGCAAAAGAGTTCAAAGAAGATGTTGAAACACTAACAACTGAAAACTTGAAAACAGTTACACCTGCATAAAATTAGTCGCCATCGAGTTGGTACAGGTTGACCTGTGCCGCTTGGTGGCGATTTTCCGATTATTGGAGTCATGTTATGTTTCAACACTTCTTTTCGGACTACCTTGTTAAGCTTCAACAAACGAACCAGCAATGGTGGGAAAATTTTGAACAAAACAAGGAAGCCGCGCAATCTCCCCTAAATAAAGCGATGCAAGAATTGAATTTTGATGATGCATCGAAAATTTTTGAGCAAGCCGCAAACCAACCAGCCGTTCTACTTCAGCTGCAATCCCAATGGTGGGAACAGCAACTGAAAATCTGGCAAAACGCAGCACTGATGGGTAACACCGAGAGCGTTATCGCTGAAGATCGAGGCGACAAGCGTTTTATCGATGATGCATGGAAGAACGACCCTTTCTATAGCTTCATCAAGCAATCTTACTTGCTGTTTAGTAAAAGCTATATCGATACCATCAACTCGATTGAGGGCATTGACGAGAAAACCAAAGAGCGTGTTGCGTTCTTTTCACGTCAGGCAATCAATGCAATGTCCCCAAGCAACTTTATCGCGACCAATCCAGAGCTGATGAAACTGACTCTTGAGAGAAATGGCGAGAACCTTCTTGATGGGTTAGAGCAGTTGCAAGCGGACGTGGAAGCGAGTGCCGACATCCTTAAGATCCGCATGACCAACAATAATGCATTCCGATTGGGTGTGGATGTTGCGAATACAGAAGGTGATGTTGTCTTTCAAAATGATTTGTTTGAATTGATTCAGTATCACCCGAAGACACCACAAGTCAATGCGACACCATTGTTGATCGTTCCGCCGTTTATCAATAAGTACTACATTCTCGACCTTCGTGAAAAGAACTCGATGGTGCGTTGGTTGCTTGAGCAAGGGCATAGCGTATTTATGATGTCTTGGCGCAATCCGGGTGAAGCGCAGAAAGACCAAGAATTCGGTGACTATGTCACGGAAGGGGTTGTTAAGGCGGTTACCGCTATTGAAGACATTACAGGTAAAGAGCAAATCAACGCGGCAGGTTACTGCATTGGTGGTACGGTACTCGCTTCTACGGTGGCTTACTATGCAGCTAAGCGTATGAAGAAGCGCATCAAAACGGCAACCTTCTTTACCTCGTTATTAGATTTCTCTCAGCCGGGTGAGGTTGGGGCGTACATCAATGAGACGATAATCGACGCGATTGAGAAACAGAACGACGCGAAAGGTTACATGGATGGTCGCTCGTTGAGCGTGACGTTCAGTTTGCTTCGAGAGAACAGCTTGTACTGGAACTATTACATTGATAACTACCTCAAAGGCAGCAGCCCGATGGAGTTCGATCTGTTGTACTGGAACAGTGATAGCACTAACGTGGCGGCTAAATGCCATAACTTCTTGCTGCGAGAGCTCTACCTTGAAAACAAACTGGTTCAAGACAAAGGCGTGAAAGTAGGCGGTGTTTGGATTGATTTGAATAAGATCAAAATTCCTAGCTACTTTATCTCGGCCAAAGAAGACCATATTGCTTTGTGGCAAGGGACTTACCGTGGAGCATTGAACACGGGTGGCAACAAAACGTTTGTTCTGGGTGAGTCGGGTCATATCGCAGGTATTGTTAACCATCCAGAGAAAAAGAAATACGGCTACTGGTTGAACGATAACCTAGACGACTCTGCGGATGAATGGCTAAACAACGCAAGCCATAATGAAGGGTCATGGTGGACACACTGGGATCAATGGTTACAAGGCTTTGAAGCTGACGAGAAAATCGAACCTTTCAATCAAGGTTCAGAGCTTCACCCTGTGATTGGTAAGGCACCGGGTAACTATGTAAAACAGGTGCTGCCGATTGTTGATAAGGAAGCTGTCGATAAAGAGAACGTCGATCCAGAAGCTTCAGAAAATCAAGCTTAACGTTTTGCCTCTTACTTAACAGTAGAAACAGCTTAACAGTAGAAATACGAAGCACCAGACAATAAAAAAGCCACTGAATTCAGTGGCTTTTTAGTGTCAACTCATCTCAAAAATAACTGGTATAAGTTGAAGCAATTTCGATTTCTAATCGATTTCTTTGTCTTTACCCATAGATAAAATCCAAAGAGATACGGCTGCAACACCTGCGAAGCCACCAAGAATGATAACTGGCATAGCGCTGTAACCTAGGATATGCCAAATTACGTTCTCTAAAGTACTCATTCAATAGCTCCTTATTGCCAGCCTTCAACACCGTGCATGTCTGGTAGTTTATGTGCGATACCTTTGTGGCAATCTACACACGTTTTTTCGCCAGAAGCCAGTGCTGTCGAGTGCTGTTTAGCACTACGTGGGCTTTGTTCAGAGAAATCCATGTAATCGAACTGGTGACAGTTACGACACTCAAGTGAATCGTTCTTTTTCAATCGAGCCCATTCGCGTTCCGCTAGGTGAGCACGACGTGCTTTGAACTTTTCTTCAGTATTGATGGTTTTCGCAATGAAGTGTGCATACAGCTCTTTCGATGCTTGAACCTTACGAACAATCTTATCTGTCCATTCATGAGGTACGTGACAGTCTGAACAGATAGCACGAACACCAGAGCGGTTAGAGTAGTGGATTGTTTCTTGGATTTCAGCAACGATAGGTGCGTGACAGCCAGAACAGAATTCTTCCGTGTTGGTTGCCTCCATACCCGTGTTGAATGCACCCCAGAACAGAAGACCACCAGAGAATCCCAAAAATAATACAACGCCTACCGCTGCTTTACTTGGGGTCGCTAGTCTTTTCCAAAACGCTTTAAGTAATTTTATCATGTATAGCCTCTCTTACATTCCGGCTACGATTAACGCAGTGAATCTACAGGTTTGAACTCGTTCTCAACCAATGGTTTAGCATTCGCTTGAGGAACGTGACACTGTAGACAGAAGTAACGACGAGGTGAAACGTCTGCTAGTACCGCATCTTCACGGTTCATGTAGTGCGTTACGCTCACTTTAGTTGCACCCATCTCTTTTGCGTTCTTCCAGCTGTGGCAAGAAAGACATTTGTTCGCGTTAAGAGATACTTCATAGCTACGAATTGTATGAGGAACCAGTGGTGGCTGGTATACATAGTCACTCTCGAGTACTTGGTCACGAGGGAACTTTTTAAAGTCATCTGCTGGTCGAGTTGTTTCTAGTTCACTCACACCACGTAGAGACTCTACGCCACCAATGCCGCCTGGGTTATCCAGCTCAGCTTCAGCTTGAACTGCACCAGCTAGCAAAAGACCAGCTGATAGTAGGGCAGTAATCAGTTTTTTCATGTTAATTTCTCCGCCTAAAGGCTAATTCTTTGAGAGGACTACTTTTTTCAAACTTTATAGAAAGCAGTAGCCCAATATTAAATACGTAAGAACTCGGTTCTAAGTTTCTAAAATACTAATGTGTCAGTAATTCAGACGCTTAAGCTACCTTAGTGATCTTAACTGGACACTTTTTGTAGTCCGTCTGTTTAGACAGAGGATCCGTTGCATCCAAGATCAGCTTGTTGATCAGAATTCTTGCATCAAAGAATGGTACGAATACCAAGCCTTGTGGTGGACGGTTACGGCCGCGAGTTTCAACACGAACACGAACTTCACCACGCTTGTTCTCAATAAGAACTTCGTCACCACGGCGAAGGCCGCGAGCTTTAGCATCAGCAGGGTGGATGTAACAAAGTGCATCCGGTACTGCTTTGTAAAGTTCTGGTACACGACGAGTCATAGTACCTGTATGCCAATGCTCAAGAACACGACCAGTACATAGCCACATATCGTATTCATCATTTGGCACTTCTGGTGGCGCTTCGTATGGAGCATTGATGATCAGTGCTTTGCCATCTGGCTTACCGTAGAAGTCCCAGTCAGAACCCTTCTTAGCGTATGGATCAGAACCTTCTTTAAAGCGCCATAGCGTTTCTTTACCGTCAACAACAGGCCAACGTAGGCCGCGTACTTTGTGGTAAGTGTCGTATGGTGCTAAATCGTGACCATGGCCGCGACCAAAGGTTGCGTATTCTTCGAATAGACCTTTTTGTACGTAGAAACCTTGAGCTTGTGCATCGTCGTTAAGCTCTTGAGCTTCAGACAGAGGGAAAGCATCAACATTACCGTTTTTGTAAAGCACGTCGTACATCGTTTTACCGCGGTACTCAGGCGCTTTAGCAAGAAGCTCTTCGCCCCAAACTTCTTCAACAGTGAAGCGTTTAGAGAACTCCATGATTTGCCATAGGTCAGACTTAGCTTCGCCTACAGTTTTAACTTGTTGGTACCATGCTTGTGTACGACGTTCTGCGTTACCGTAAGCACCTTCTTTCTCGATCCACATTGCTGTAGGAAGGATAAGGTCAGCTGCTTGAGCTGTTGCTGTTGGGTATGGGTCTGAACAAACAATGAAGTTGTCTGGGTTACGGTAACCTGGCAGACGTTCCGTGTTGATGTTTGGACCCGCTTGCATGTTGTTGTTACACATTACCCAGTACGCATTGATCTTACCGTCTTTAAGCATACGGTCTTGAACAACGGCGTGAGCACCTGGTTTAGCTGGGATAGTGCCTTCTGGAAGTTTCCAGATCTCTTCTGAAATCTTACGGTGTTTAGGGTTAGCAACAACCATATCCGCTGGAAGACGGTGAGAGAACGTACCTACTTCACGAGCTGTACCACACGCAGATGGTTGGCCAGTTAGTGAGAATGGGCTGTTACCTGGAGTAGAAATCTTACCTGTAAGAAGGTGGATGTTGTACACAAGGCTGTTCATCCAAACGCCACGAGTATGTTGGTTCATACCCATAGTCCAAAGTGACATTACTTTGATGTTTGGATCGGCATATTGCTTAGCAAGTTTGATCAGGTCATCTTGAGAGACACCTGACATTTCAGATGCTTTTTCAACGGTGTATTCAGCAACAGACGCTTTGTACTCTTCGAAAGTGATTGCAGTCATTGCACCTGAGTTAGGGTTTGCTGCGGCTTTCTGTAGAGGATCATCATCACGAAGACCGTAACCGATGTCTGTTGTTGCTTGCTTGAAGTTCGTGTGTTTGTTCACGAAATCCCAGTTAACCGCATCGTTTTGAATGATGTAGTTAGCAATGAAGTTAGCAATCGCTAGATCTGATTGAGGTTCGAAGATGTAACCCGTGTCTGCAAGCTCGAATGAACGGTGGTAGTAAGTAGACAGTACGTTTACTTTAACGTGTGGGTGGCTTAGACGACGGTCGGTAATACGAGTCCATAGTACTGGGTGCATTTCTGCCATGTTTGAACCCCACAGTACAAATGCGTCTGCGTGTTCAAAGTCATCGTAACAACCCATTGGCTCATCGATACCGAAGGTACGCATGAATGCACCTACCGCAGAAGCCATACAGTGACGAGCGTTTGGATCGATGTTGTTTGAACGGAAGCCTGCTTTCATCAGCTTAACGGCTGCGTAGCCTTCCATTACAGTCCACTGGCCTGAACCGAACATACCAACGCCTGTTGGACCGTTCTTCTTCAGAGCTGCTTTCCATTTCTCAGCCATTACGTCGAAAGCTTGGTCCCAAGATACTGGTGTAAAGTCACCATCTTTGTGGAACTCGCCGTCTTTCATACGAAGAAGAGGCTGTTCAAGACGGTCTTTGCCGTACATGATTTTTGAAAGGAAGTAGCCTTTAATACAGTTAAGGCCTTTGTTTACAGGTGCTTCTGGATCGCCTTGAGTTGCGACCACTTTACCATTTTGAGTACCTACTAGTACTGAACAACCCGTACCGCAAAAACGACAAGGCGCTTTATCCCACGTGATTTTTGTTTGATCTGAGCTAGCAATCAGGTTGGTTGCTGTTGCTGGTAGTGTTACGCCGGCAACGGCTGCCGCTGATGCAGCCGCGTTTGCTTTCACAAACGCACGTCTTGTCATTTTCATACTTCACCCTCAAGTTGAGAATTGTTGCTTCCAGTTTCTAAATCCGTTTCGTCGAGCTCAGTCTCGATTTGGTGATAAACCAAAGCTGTCCCTAAAACGTTCTTAATGTTATTTATTGCTTCGATGGTGTCCGTTACAAAACCTTGGTTTTCGGTTTCTAGGACCACGATGATTTTGCCTTCAGGGCTGTCCCCGTAGATCTCTGCATTATCAAACTTTTCGATTTCTGCTTTGATCTCGACCAGATGCTCTGGGCTCACATGCACGACTAAACTTGATATATGCACTTCATTTAGTGCCATAAATTGCTCTCGTTATTTTTGTTTTATGCATTACTCACAAGAATAGCTGAAGTAGGGCAAACTGCTACGCAGGCTCCACAACCGTTACACTCATTTAACTCGATTTTTGGTAGAGCAACACTGCCTGCTCTAAGTTGAAATTGAATGGCCATAGGTTCACACATGTCACCACAGCTTCGGCATTCAACATTTTGTTGCGCTAAACACTTATCAGAAATACGTGCTTTTGCTTGCCAAGGCTCTCCTTGCTTTGGCTTGAAAATAGGTTCAGGACAAACATCTGCACATTGATAGCAGAACGTACATTCATCGATAGAGAAATCGACAGTAGGAAATCCACCATCGCCTACAATGATTATCTTAGTCTCACAACTCTCGATGCATTTACCGCAGCGAGTGCAGTCATCTGCAAAGCTTTCTAGGTTGTTAATCCAAGGCAAACGAATCTGGCTTGAGTCAACTTTTCGTCTTGAAAATAGACGGCGTTTTGATAGATCTACCACTAGATACCTATGGATGTTGCTAAGATGTTGTAATTGTAGGTCATTATTCTATTAATATCTTGTAATTAGTCCTCACAAGTAGTGTAGTTTTAGAAACAATTGTATAAATACCCCCTAAGGGCTAATTAGGGGCATATATTGTCTTAGATCAATAAATTACAAAGCGAGTGATCACATATTGAATGGAGCTATGATTTTTGATGTGTGACAATACGATCTTGCTGGCTACTCACCTCTCACTAGGAAGACTCTTTTGCTTATAAAACCGGTTTCATCTGTCACTAGCACAATAGCAAAATCCTTGCTGTCTATATTGCTGCTGTCGGTTGCTACAACTGGCTTTGCTATCTTTACTTTGGCGTCGAGTTTGAATGATGCAGAAGCAGTAAACGTGGCAGGTTCGATGCGTATGCAGAGCTATCGTTTGGCGCATGATATTCAAATAGAATCAGTTGATTACAATTCGCACATTTATGAATTCGAAAAGTCTCTGTATTCGCCCTCAATGGCTGAACTCGTTAGTTGGGAAGTTCCGACAGACATCACAGAAGATTACTATTTAATTATTGGCCGTTGGCACGAGCTGAAACGTGTTTTGAATAGCGAAGATCGAAAGCACTATTTGGTGTTGGTTGAAAACTTCGTGAACGAGATAGACCACTTTGTTTTCAAGCTTCAAGAGTTTTCAGAATATAAGCTGATTAAATTAGCGTGGGCTGGTGGCGTAGGGCTAGGTGGTATTCTCGTCATATCTCTTTTTGTTGTTCACTTCGTACGTAAACAAGTTGTTAAACCTCTCCATGCGTTAGTTGGAGCAAGTCAGCGAATAAAGAACAGTGATTTCGAGGTTCAGTTGGAAGTCACGAACAGTAATGAACTCGGTATTTTGACCAAAACGTTTAACTCAATGGCCAAAGATTTGGGTGTGCTTTATCGAAACCTCGAAGATGTCGTTGATGCCAAAACGATTGAACTGCAAAACGCTAACCAATCATTACAAGCGCTTTACTATTCTTCTCAAGAACTCACGGTAACGCGGATTGCACCTGAAAACTTTCGGGCTATCTTGCAGCACTTAGTCAGCTTAGAAGGGATTGAGTCATTAAGATTAGAGATAGTTGATAATTCAGGTCGTTCATTGATTATGGATGAGGGCTATGACTCGAACCGTGATTATGAAAAATTCGAGATGAAGCTGGATGATAACGAACTCATTTTGGGTTACTTGTATTGCTCATATCATCATGGACACTCAACCAAGACGTTAATAGAGAGCTTTATTCAACTGTTATCGCGAGCAATCTATTACAATCGCGCGCAAAAGAAAGCTGAACAGCTTATTATTATGGAA is a window encoding:
- a CDS encoding acetyl-CoA C-acetyltransferase; the encoded protein is MEKVFIVAAKRTPIGAFTGSLKNITAGELAGVAIKGALESADVPLNVIDEVIVGNVISAGQGMGVARQASLYAGLAEEVPAYGVNMICGSGMKSVMDAAAHIKAKDAEVVVAAGVEVMSQIPFIVPPNIRNGHKMGDISMKDLLVGDGLTDAFNHYHMGMTAENIANALNISRLAQDNYALESQQKAVAAIEAGKFKGQIVPVEIKQRKQTLTFDTDEYPKSDATFDGLQKLRPAFDREGTVTAGNASGINDGASAIILASESAVVKYGLTPLVELSSYAQSGLDPKIMGLGPVEAVSKVLDKADLTLEEVELFELNEAFAAQALGVMYQLSEQHDLPLEAFKSKVNVNGGAIALGHPLGASGNRIIVSLIHEMIEQHTNYGVASLCVGGGMGTAVLLKGIEG
- a CDS encoding phasin family protein, with translation MYTDIFKTITDQTEKQFEPYLKFNKLVAKNVQTMTELQMNALQTYTDMGLAQMKAVSEIKDVNSLTAFNGQQLTALTQLSQQMMSDSSKMQAAAKEFKEDVETLTTENLKTVTPA
- the phaC gene encoding class I poly(R)-hydroxyalkanoic acid synthase, which gives rise to MFQHFFSDYLVKLQQTNQQWWENFEQNKEAAQSPLNKAMQELNFDDASKIFEQAANQPAVLLQLQSQWWEQQLKIWQNAALMGNTESVIAEDRGDKRFIDDAWKNDPFYSFIKQSYLLFSKSYIDTINSIEGIDEKTKERVAFFSRQAINAMSPSNFIATNPELMKLTLERNGENLLDGLEQLQADVEASADILKIRMTNNNAFRLGVDVANTEGDVVFQNDLFELIQYHPKTPQVNATPLLIVPPFINKYYILDLREKNSMVRWLLEQGHSVFMMSWRNPGEAQKDQEFGDYVTEGVVKAVTAIEDITGKEQINAAGYCIGGTVLASTVAYYAAKRMKKRIKTATFFTSLLDFSQPGEVGAYINETIIDAIEKQNDAKGYMDGRSLSVTFSLLRENSLYWNYYIDNYLKGSSPMEFDLLYWNSDSTNVAAKCHNFLLRELYLENKLVQDKGVKVGGVWIDLNKIKIPSYFISAKEDHIALWQGTYRGALNTGGNKTFVLGESGHIAGIVNHPEKKKYGYWLNDNLDDSADEWLNNASHNEGSWWTHWDQWLQGFEADEKIEPFNQGSELHPVIGKAPGNYVKQVLPIVDKEAVDKENVDPEASENQA
- a CDS encoding TIGR02808 family protein; the protein is MSTLENVIWHILGYSAMPVIILGGFAGVAAVSLWILSMGKDKEID
- a CDS encoding NapC/NirT family cytochrome c codes for the protein MIKLLKAFWKRLATPSKAAVGVVLFLGFSGGLLFWGAFNTGMEATNTEEFCSGCHAPIVAEIQETIHYSNRSGVRAICSDCHVPHEWTDKIVRKVQASKELYAHFIAKTINTEEKFKARRAHLAEREWARLKKNDSLECRNCHQFDYMDFSEQSPRSAKQHSTALASGEKTCVDCHKGIAHKLPDMHGVEGWQ
- a CDS encoding nitrate reductase cytochrome c-type subunit, producing the protein MKKLITALLSAGLLLAGAVQAEAELDNPGGIGGVESLRGVSELETTRPADDFKKFPRDQVLESDYVYQPPLVPHTIRSYEVSLNANKCLSCHSWKNAKEMGATKVSVTHYMNREDAVLADVSPRRYFCLQCHVPQANAKPLVENEFKPVDSLR
- the napA gene encoding periplasmic nitrate reductase subunit alpha, producing MKMTRRAFVKANAAASAAAVAGVTLPATATNLIASSDQTKITWDKAPCRFCGTGCSVLVGTQNGKVVATQGDPEAPVNKGLNCIKGYFLSKIMYGKDRLEQPLLRMKDGEFHKDGDFTPVSWDQAFDVMAEKWKAALKKNGPTGVGMFGSGQWTVMEGYAAVKLMKAGFRSNNIDPNARHCMASAVGAFMRTFGIDEPMGCYDDFEHADAFVLWGSNMAEMHPVLWTRITDRRLSHPHVKVNVLSTYYHRSFELADTGYIFEPQSDLAIANFIANYIIQNDAVNWDFVNKHTNFKQATTDIGYGLRDDDPLQKAAANPNSGAMTAITFEEYKASVAEYTVEKASEMSGVSQDDLIKLAKQYADPNIKVMSLWTMGMNQHTRGVWMNSLVYNIHLLTGKISTPGNSPFSLTGQPSACGTAREVGTFSHRLPADMVVANPKHRKISEEIWKLPEGTIPAKPGAHAVVQDRMLKDGKINAYWVMCNNNMQAGPNINTERLPGYRNPDNFIVCSDPYPTATAQAADLILPTAMWIEKEGAYGNAERRTQAWYQQVKTVGEAKSDLWQIMEFSKRFTVEEVWGEELLAKAPEYRGKTMYDVLYKNGNVDAFPLSEAQELNDDAQAQGFYVQKGLFEEYATFGRGHGHDLAPYDTYHKVRGLRWPVVDGKETLWRFKEGSDPYAKKGSDWDFYGKPDGKALIINAPYEAPPEVPNDEYDMWLCTGRVLEHWHTGTMTRRVPELYKAVPDALCYIHPADAKARGLRRGDEVLIENKRGEVRVRVETRGRNRPPQGLVFVPFFDARILINKLILDATDPLSKQTDYKKCPVKITKVA
- a CDS encoding chaperone NapD; translated protein: MALNEVHISSLVVHVSPEHLVEIKAEIEKFDNAEIYGDSPEGKIIVVLETENQGFVTDTIEAINNIKNVLGTALVYHQIETELDETDLETGSNNSQLEGEV
- the napF gene encoding ferredoxin-type protein NapF, translating into MVDLSKRRLFSRRKVDSSQIRLPWINNLESFADDCTRCGKCIESCETKIIIVGDGGFPTVDFSIDECTFCYQCADVCPEPIFKPKQGEPWQAKARISDKCLAQQNVECRSCGDMCEPMAIQFQLRAGSVALPKIELNECNGCGACVAVCPTSAILVSNA
- the narQ gene encoding nitrate/nitrite two-component system sensor histidine kinase NarQ, translating into MLIKPVSSVTSTIAKSLLSILLLSVATTGFAIFTLASSLNDAEAVNVAGSMRMQSYRLAHDIQIESVDYNSHIYEFEKSLYSPSMAELVSWEVPTDITEDYYLIIGRWHELKRVLNSEDRKHYLVLVENFVNEIDHFVFKLQEFSEYKLIKLAWAGGVGLGGILVISLFVVHFVRKQVVKPLHALVGASQRIKNSDFEVQLEVTNSNELGILTKTFNSMAKDLGVLYRNLEDVVDAKTIELQNANQSLQALYYSSQELTVTRIAPENFRAILQHLVSLEGIESLRLEIVDNSGRSLIMDEGYDSNRDYEKFEMKLDDNELILGYLYCSYHHGHSTKTLIESFIQLLSRAIYYNRAQKKAEQLIIMEERATIARELHDSLAQSLSYLKIQVTLLKRVIGKLPEQKHREQSEQIASEIGNGLADAYTQLRELLTTFRLSIKEGNFGDALSTMLEQLSERTDAKINLTNNLSSIELDAHSQVHLLQLIREATINAIKHANADLIDVCCIDEDGEVLVVIKDNGDGFDPGSSRMNHYGMSIMQERAARLNGDLTIEAAQGEGCTVILKYKSLKEVKVDDL